A single window of Pontibacillus chungwhensis DNA harbors:
- the rimP gene encoding ribosome maturation factor RimP gives MGSQNVTEITEELIQPILEDMNLELVDIEFEQEGKNYFLRVYVDKEGGVDIEECGQVSEQLSEKLDAEDPITFPYFLEVSSPGAERPLKKRKDFENHVGHNVNVKVYEHVDGEKEFEGRLLSFENDTASVEVTIKTRKKTIEIPFDNIAKARLAVSFN, from the coding sequence TTGGGAAGCCAGAATGTAACGGAAATCACTGAAGAACTCATTCAACCAATCCTTGAAGATATGAACCTTGAGCTCGTAGACATTGAGTTTGAACAAGAAGGGAAAAACTATTTTCTGCGAGTATATGTTGATAAAGAGGGTGGGGTTGATATTGAAGAATGCGGCCAGGTTAGTGAGCAATTAAGCGAAAAACTTGATGCTGAAGATCCCATTACCTTCCCTTACTTTTTAGAGGTATCATCACCTGGTGCTGAACGCCCGTTAAAGAAAAGAAAAGACTTTGAAAACCATGTAGGTCATAATGTGAATGTGAAAGTATATGAACATGTTGATGGTGAAAAAGAGTTTGAAGGACGTTTACTATCCTTTGAAAATGATACAGCTTCTGTAGAAGTAACAATCAAAACACGTAAGAAAACAATCGAAATACCGTTTGACAACATTGCAAAAGCAAGACTAGCTGTCAGTTTTAATTAA
- the nusA gene encoding transcription termination factor NusA — protein MSSELFDAIHYLEKEKGIDKDLLMEALEAALISAYKKNFKSATNVRVDLDETSGGMHVYARKIVVDESMDPQQEISLDEAKKIDPNYDVDDVIEIEVTPKDFGRIAAQAAKQVVTQRVREAERGVIFSEYIDREEDVMTGIIQRKDARFTYINLGKVEARLPVGEQMPTEEYHVHDRIKVFVTKVENTNKGPHIYVSRTHPGLLKRLFEMEVPEIYDGTVEIKSVSREAGDRSKISVHAPDPEIDPVGSCVGQRGQRVQAIVNELKGEKIDIVQWSEDPVVFVSNALSPAKVVEVLVNEEEKATTVVVPDHQLSLAIGKRGQNARLAAKLTGWKIDIKSESDAVEDGTITPGEHQEDTYSEVDEDLFE, from the coding sequence GTGAGTAGTGAGCTTTTTGATGCCATTCATTACTTAGAGAAAGAAAAAGGGATAGATAAAGATCTTCTAATGGAAGCATTAGAAGCAGCCCTTATTTCAGCATATAAGAAGAATTTTAAATCAGCGACAAACGTTCGCGTTGATCTGGATGAAACAAGCGGTGGTATGCATGTATATGCCCGCAAAATTGTTGTAGATGAATCAATGGATCCACAACAAGAAATTTCTCTGGATGAAGCGAAAAAAATCGACCCAAACTACGATGTCGATGACGTAATTGAAATTGAAGTAACACCAAAAGACTTTGGTCGTATTGCAGCACAAGCTGCCAAACAGGTTGTAACTCAACGTGTGCGCGAAGCTGAACGCGGTGTTATCTTTAGTGAATATATTGATCGTGAAGAAGATGTGATGACAGGAATTATTCAACGTAAGGATGCGCGTTTTACGTACATTAACTTAGGAAAAGTTGAAGCTCGTCTTCCGGTAGGGGAACAGATGCCTACAGAGGAATATCATGTTCATGATCGTATAAAAGTATTTGTAACAAAAGTTGAAAACACCAATAAAGGTCCTCATATTTACGTTTCCCGTACTCACCCGGGTTTACTTAAGCGTTTATTTGAGATGGAAGTACCTGAGATTTATGATGGAACTGTAGAGATTAAATCTGTCTCTCGTGAAGCTGGAGATCGTTCTAAGATTTCCGTTCACGCACCTGACCCAGAAATCGATCCAGTTGGCTCTTGTGTGGGGCAGCGCGGACAAAGGGTACAAGCAATCGTAAATGAGCTAAAGGGCGAGAAAATTGATATTGTCCAGTGGTCAGAGGACCCAGTCGTATTTGTATCTAATGCTTTGAGCCCGGCAAAAGTTGTTGAGGTTCTTGTAAATGAAGAAGAAAAGGCAACAACAGTCGTTGTTCCAGATCACCAGCTGTCTCTAGCGATCGGAAAGCGTGGACAAAATGCGCGTCTTGCTGCTAAATTGACAGGATGGAAAATTGACATCAAGAGTGAATCGGACGCTGTAGAAGATGGCACGATTACACCTGGTGAACATCAAGAGGACACTTATTCTGAAGTAGACGAAGATCTATTTGAATAA
- the rnpM gene encoding RNase P modulator RnpM translates to MAKNKKTPLRKCVVTKEMLPKQQLIRVVRNKDGEVFIDETGKKNGRGAYLTKDAEVIQTAREKSILSHHLKTKVDQELYDQLLEMVQED, encoded by the coding sequence ATGGCTAAGAACAAAAAAACACCATTAAGAAAATGCGTAGTTACCAAGGAAATGCTACCTAAACAACAGCTAATTCGTGTCGTAAGGAATAAAGACGGGGAAGTTTTTATCGATGAAACCGGAAAGAAGAACGGCCGAGGAGCTTATTTAACCAAGGATGCAGAAGTCATTCAGACCGCTCGAGAAAAAAGTATATTGTCCCACCATTTAAAAACAAAAGTTGACCAGGAACTTTATGATCAACTTTTAGAAATGGTACAAGAGGATTAG
- a CDS encoding L7Ae/L30e/S12e/Gadd45 family ribosomal protein, whose amino-acid sequence MNQKFLNMIGLAFRAGKCTLGEEAIVRDIQRKRACLVLIANDTGMNTKKKLKDKCSFYNIPFREVVDRDTLSSAIGKSGRVALAITDRGFATKITSMLDESIRG is encoded by the coding sequence ATGAATCAGAAATTCCTCAATATGATTGGACTAGCATTTCGAGCCGGTAAATGCACTTTAGGTGAAGAAGCCATCGTTCGTGATATACAACGAAAACGAGCCTGCCTGGTTTTAATAGCTAACGATACGGGGATGAACACAAAAAAGAAGCTAAAAGATAAATGTAGCTTTTATAATATCCCTTTTCGTGAAGTCGTTGATCGGGACACATTATCTAGTGCAATAGGGAAATCAGGCAGAGTAGCCCTGGCTATTACCGATCGTGGTTTCGCTACGAAAATCACATCGATGCTCGATGAATCTATTCGGGGGTGA
- the infB gene encoding translation initiation factor IF-2 — protein sequence MTKMRVYEYAKEKNVTSKDVLTKLQNMNIEVTNHMSTISDETKTRLDGMYNKGESDQNPQAKGAEKKQNNSQGSAKPSNNQKGGGQKKREKDQDNRMNKNNKNNNKKQTQNNKRNNRGGQNRNNQQQRPQAKKPQLPEKITYTGSLTVAELAEKLSRESSEIIKKLMLSGVMATKNQDLDADTIVLICDEYGVKAEEEIVVDETDFENYISDDDPADLIERPSVVTIMGHVDHGKTTLLDSIRKTKVTAGEAGGITQHIGAYQVEENDKKITFLDTPGHAAFTSMRSRGAQVTDIAILVVAADDGVMPQTIEAINHAQAAEVPIIVAVNKMDKEGANPDRVKQELMEHNLVPEEYGGETIFVHLSAVKGEGIDDLLEMIVLVSEVEELKANPNRLAMGTVIEAELDKGRGSVATLLVQNGTLNVGDPIVVGNTFGRVRAMVNDLGRRVKIAPPSTPVEITGLNGVPQAGDRFVAFDDEKKARQVGEARQQRMIEENRGEKAKVSLDDLFEQIKQGDMKEINIIIKADVQGSAEALASSLQQIDVEGVKVKIIHTGVGAITESDIILASASNAIVIGFNVRPDVNAKRTAESEDVDIRLHRIIYKVMEEIESAMKGLLDPEFEEKIVGQAEVREIFKVSKVGTIAGSYVTEGVIKRDGGVRLIRDGIVQYEGEIDALKRYKDDAKTVQKGYECGITIKNYNDIREGDVIEAFEMQEIERK from the coding sequence ATGACGAAAATGCGTGTTTATGAATATGCCAAAGAGAAAAATGTAACCAGTAAAGATGTATTAACGAAATTACAAAATATGAATATAGAGGTCACAAACCATATGTCAACTATTTCAGACGAAACAAAGACGCGTCTGGATGGTATGTATAATAAAGGTGAAAGTGACCAGAACCCTCAAGCAAAGGGAGCAGAAAAGAAACAAAATAACTCACAAGGTTCTGCCAAACCATCCAACAATCAAAAGGGTGGCGGTCAGAAAAAACGTGAGAAAGATCAGGATAATCGTATGAATAAAAACAATAAAAACAACAACAAAAAGCAAACCCAAAATAACAAGCGAAATAACCGTGGCGGTCAAAACCGTAATAATCAACAGCAACGCCCGCAAGCTAAGAAACCTCAGCTACCTGAGAAAATTACGTATACGGGTAGCCTTACAGTTGCAGAACTGGCAGAGAAACTATCAAGAGAATCATCTGAGATCATTAAGAAATTAATGTTATCAGGTGTAATGGCTACTAAAAACCAGGACTTAGATGCAGATACAATTGTGTTAATCTGTGACGAGTATGGTGTGAAGGCAGAAGAGGAAATTGTAGTAGACGAAACTGATTTCGAGAACTATATTTCTGATGATGATCCTGCTGATTTAATAGAACGCCCATCTGTTGTAACCATTATGGGACACGTTGACCACGGTAAAACAACGCTTCTTGATTCCATTCGTAAAACGAAAGTAACAGCAGGGGAAGCTGGAGGAATCACGCAGCACATTGGTGCTTACCAAGTAGAAGAAAATGATAAGAAAATTACGTTCCTTGATACCCCAGGTCACGCAGCATTCACAAGCATGCGTTCTCGCGGTGCTCAAGTAACGGACATTGCGATATTAGTAGTAGCAGCTGATGATGGCGTTATGCCTCAAACCATTGAAGCGATCAATCACGCTCAAGCTGCAGAAGTTCCAATCATCGTAGCAGTGAATAAGATGGATAAAGAAGGCGCAAATCCAGATCGCGTAAAACAGGAACTTATGGAACACAATTTAGTTCCTGAAGAGTACGGTGGAGAAACCATTTTTGTTCATCTTTCAGCTGTAAAAGGTGAAGGAATTGACGATCTTCTTGAGATGATTGTTCTAGTTTCAGAAGTTGAAGAATTAAAAGCAAACCCTAACCGTTTAGCAATGGGGACAGTAATTGAAGCAGAGCTTGATAAAGGTCGCGGTTCTGTTGCAACCTTATTAGTTCAAAACGGTACGTTAAATGTAGGAGACCCTATCGTAGTTGGAAATACGTTTGGACGTGTGCGTGCGATGGTAAATGATTTAGGACGTCGCGTAAAAATAGCTCCTCCTTCAACACCAGTTGAAATCACTGGACTTAATGGTGTACCACAAGCAGGAGATCGTTTCGTTGCATTTGATGATGAGAAGAAAGCGCGCCAAGTAGGTGAGGCACGTCAACAACGAATGATTGAAGAGAACCGTGGTGAGAAAGCAAAAGTTAGCCTTGATGATTTATTTGAACAAATTAAACAAGGTGATATGAAAGAAATTAATATTATCATTAAAGCAGACGTTCAAGGTTCTGCAGAAGCACTTGCTTCTTCCTTGCAACAAATTGATGTAGAGGGAGTAAAGGTTAAGATCATTCATACTGGTGTAGGTGCGATTACAGAATCAGATATTATCCTTGCATCTGCTTCAAACGCAATTGTCATTGGATTTAATGTACGTCCAGATGTTAATGCTAAGCGTACAGCAGAATCTGAGGATGTAGACATTCGCCTTCATCGCATTATCTATAAGGTAATGGAAGAGATCGAAAGCGCAATGAAGGGGCTTCTTGATCCTGAATTCGAAGAGAAAATTGTTGGTCAAGCTGAAGTCCGCGAAATCTTTAAGGTTTCTAAAGTTGGTACAATTGCCGGAAGTTACGTTACCGAAGGTGTTATTAAACGCGACGGTGGCGTTCGCCTTATTCGTGATGGTATTGTCCAATATGAAGGTGAAATTGACGCTCTAAAACGTTACAAAGATGATGCGAAAACAGTTCAAAAAGGGTATGAATGTGGTATCACTATCAAAAACTACAATGATATCCGTGAAGGTGACGTTATTGAAGCCTTTGAAATGCAGGAAATCGAACGCAAATGA
- a CDS encoding DUF503 domain-containing protein: MIASVEVECLIYDAHSLKEKRSVLRRILTRAHNEYNVAVAELDHQDVWQRTGLGFVTVSSDKVQAEKEINRVLAMIDSFPEIERTTTNLEWL, from the coding sequence ATGATTGCGTCTGTAGAGGTAGAATGTCTCATTTATGATGCTCATTCTTTAAAAGAAAAGCGTTCCGTTTTACGGCGTATTTTGACAAGAGCACATAATGAGTACAATGTTGCTGTAGCAGAATTGGATCATCAAGATGTTTGGCAACGAACTGGCCTTGGCTTTGTTACGGTTTCAAGTGACAAAGTCCAGGCTGAAAAGGAGATCAATCGAGTATTAGCCATGATTGACTCCTTCCCAGAAATTGAACGTACCACAACAAATTTGGAATGGTTGTAG
- the rbfA gene encoding 30S ribosome-binding factor RbfA produces the protein MSDLRANRVGEQMKKELGDIISRKIKDPRIGFVTVTEVKVTGDLQQAKVYISVLGDDKQKQDTLIGLAKAKGFIRSEIGRRIRLRKTPEIMFEFDEAVEYGNRIETILQDLNDTNE, from the coding sequence ATGAGTGATTTAAGAGCAAACCGTGTCGGTGAACAAATGAAGAAAGAACTAGGGGATATTATTAGTCGGAAGATTAAAGATCCTCGCATTGGCTTTGTTACTGTCACAGAAGTAAAGGTAACAGGTGATTTGCAGCAAGCTAAAGTGTATATTTCTGTTTTAGGTGATGATAAGCAGAAACAGGATACCTTGATTGGTCTTGCCAAAGCGAAAGGGTTTATTCGTTCTGAAATCGGACGAAGAATACGCCTTCGCAAGACGCCTGAAATTATGTTTGAGTTTGATGAGGCTGTTGAGTACGGTAATCGTATCGAAACCATCTTACAAGACTTAAACGATACAAACGAATAA
- the truB gene encoding tRNA pseudouridine(55) synthase TruB produces the protein MNGIIPLWKPKGMTSHDCVMKMRGILRTKKVGHTGTLDPDVEGVLPMCVGMATKISSYVTESEKVYKATVTIGKATETEDQTGAVIEESVVEDIHLSDIKNVLKSFTGTITQIPPMYSAVRVDGKRLYEYAREGIEVERPERTVQIYDIALTSDEVSYNDGTASFTINITCSKGTYIRTLCVDIGKALGYPAHMSSLVRTASGSFTAKESFTFEQIEQSRDEGNLDQLFQPLERGIKHLGQLQIEQGKEDQVYHGMVFPKPSRLPETNPFGMVNEEGKLLAIYQIHPTKPHLIKPVRVFQYE, from the coding sequence ATGAATGGAATTATCCCTTTATGGAAACCAAAAGGCATGACATCTCATGATTGTGTAATGAAGATGAGAGGGATCTTACGCACAAAAAAGGTAGGTCATACAGGTACCCTTGACCCAGACGTTGAAGGAGTTCTGCCAATGTGTGTAGGCATGGCTACCAAAATATCGTCTTACGTTACAGAATCTGAAAAAGTCTACAAGGCTACAGTAACGATAGGGAAAGCAACAGAGACAGAAGACCAAACGGGGGCAGTGATTGAAGAAAGCGTTGTTGAAGACATACACCTTTCAGATATTAAAAATGTATTAAAATCTTTTACAGGAACGATTACTCAGATCCCTCCTATGTATTCAGCAGTTCGAGTTGATGGAAAACGCTTGTATGAATATGCAAGAGAAGGAATTGAAGTAGAAAGGCCTGAGAGGACGGTTCAGATCTACGATATAGCCCTCACATCAGATGAGGTTTCATACAACGATGGTACGGCTTCGTTTACCATTAACATCACATGTTCAAAAGGAACGTATATTCGCACACTTTGTGTGGATATTGGAAAAGCACTAGGGTATCCAGCTCACATGTCTTCTTTAGTTCGTACAGCTTCTGGTTCTTTTACGGCGAAGGAATCTTTCACTTTTGAACAAATTGAGCAATCGAGGGATGAAGGAAATCTTGATCAATTGTTTCAACCGTTAGAAAGAGGGATTAAACACCTAGGGCAATTACAGATAGAACAAGGTAAAGAAGATCAAGTTTATCACGGAATGGTTTTCCCTAAGCCTTCAAGATTGCCTGAAACAAATCCATTCGGTATGGTAAATGAGGAAGGTAAATTGCTGGCGATTTATCAAATACACCCAACGAAACCACATTTAATTAAGCCAGTGCGAGTATTTCAATACGAGTGA
- the ribF gene encoding bifunctional riboflavin kinase/FAD synthetase, with product MEIFELQHPHTLHQDDLPDTVMAVGYFDGVHRGHQEVIRTAKQIADETGRTSAVMTFHPHPSVVLKKETQHVQYITPLEDKIKVLEDLGIDRVYLVTFNKDLAGLLPQEFVNHYFIGLNVSHVVAGFDFSYGKMGKGTMETLPAHGGDALSQTVVSKVTDHNKKISSTLIRQSIREGNIDLANELLGRPYRVRGTVITGDQRGRTIGFPTANLDVSEEYLLPKVGVYAVKVEHRGSSYFGMANIGYKPTFQDTKVLSVEINLFDYEGDLYGDQLEVEWHAFIRDEVKFNGVDHLIHQLQKDEAEIRNFFA from the coding sequence ATGGAAATATTTGAACTACAACATCCCCACACACTACATCAGGATGATCTTCCTGATACCGTAATGGCTGTAGGGTATTTTGATGGGGTTCATCGTGGACATCAGGAGGTAATTCGCACAGCAAAGCAAATAGCCGATGAAACGGGTCGAACGAGTGCTGTTATGACTTTTCATCCTCATCCATCTGTTGTCTTAAAGAAAGAAACGCAGCATGTACAATATATAACTCCCTTGGAGGATAAAATAAAGGTTCTTGAAGATTTAGGTATCGATCGTGTCTATCTCGTAACCTTTAATAAAGATTTAGCAGGTTTGTTGCCTCAAGAATTTGTGAATCATTATTTTATCGGTCTGAATGTTTCTCATGTTGTAGCGGGCTTTGATTTTTCATACGGTAAGATGGGGAAAGGGACAATGGAAACTCTTCCTGCTCACGGAGGTGACGCCCTTTCTCAAACGGTTGTATCAAAAGTAACGGATCATAATAAAAAAATTAGTTCCACCCTGATCAGGCAATCCATTCGAGAGGGAAATATCGATCTAGCTAATGAACTTCTCGGGCGCCCTTACAGAGTTCGAGGTACAGTCATAACAGGTGACCAAAGGGGACGTACTATCGGCTTTCCTACAGCAAATCTTGATGTTTCTGAAGAATACCTATTGCCTAAGGTGGGCGTGTATGCTGTCAAGGTTGAGCATAGAGGTTCCTCCTATTTTGGAATGGCTAACATTGGATACAAACCAACTTTTCAAGATACAAAGGTTCTATCCGTTGAAATAAACCTCTTCGATTATGAGGGAGATTTATATGGAGATCAGCTAGAAGTCGAATGGCATGCTTTCATCCGGGATGAAGTTAAATTTAACGGTGTAGATCATCTAATTCATCAATTACAGAAAGATGAAGCTGAAATTCGTAACTTTTTTGCGTAG
- the rpsO gene encoding 30S ribosomal protein S15, with translation MAITQERKNEIISKFKTHDNDTGSAEVQIAVLTEKITKLNEHLRTHKQDHHSRRGLLKMVGKRRNLLNYLRNKDVTRYRELIKELGLRR, from the coding sequence ATGGCTATCACACAAGAACGTAAGAATGAAATCATTAGTAAGTTCAAGACACATGATAACGATACTGGATCCGCTGAGGTTCAAATCGCTGTCCTTACTGAAAAGATTACAAAATTAAACGAGCATTTACGTACTCATAAGCAAGATCACCACTCTCGTCGTGGTCTTCTAAAAATGGTAGGTAAACGTCGTAACCTTTTAAACTATTTACGTAACAAAGATGTAACTCGTTACCGTGAATTAATTAAAGAACTAGGCCTACGTCGTTAA
- a CDS encoding polyribonucleotide nucleotidyltransferase, whose amino-acid sequence MAEEKQVFSTEIAGRPLRIEIGELAKQASGACMVQYGDTSVLATATGSKEPKDLPFFPLTVNYEERLYAVGKIPGGFIKREGRPSEKAVLASRLIDRPIRPLFPDGFRNEVQVISTVMSVDQDCSSEMAAMLGSSLSLSISDLPFNGPVAGVIVGRVDGEFIINPTIEQQENSDIQLTVAGTKDAVNMVEAGADEVPEEVMLEAIMFGHEEIKRLVAFQEEVIAAVGKEKREVTLFELDADIVAEVEGKAKDALIKAIQTEEKHARDEAITEVKNNVIAEYEESEEESEKLGQVKSVLDKIVKEEVRRLITKEKVRPDGRKPEEIRPLSSRVGILPRTHGSGLFTRGQTQALSICTLGALGDVQILDGLDLEESKRFMHHYNFPHFSVGETGPMRGPGRREIGHGALGERALEKVVPSEEDFPYTVRLVSEVLESNGSTSQASICASTLAMMDAGVPIKAPVAGIAMGLVKSGEDYTVLTDIQGMEDFLGDMDFKVAGTEKGVTALQMDIKIEGLSRSILEDALTQAKAGRKEILDSMMATIEQPREELSAYAPKILTMAIKPDKIRDVIGPSGKQINKIIEETGVKIDIEQDGKIFISSTDAEANRNAKQIIEDLVREVEVGEIYLGTVKRIEKFGAFVELFKGKDGLVHISQLAEERVGKVEDVVAIGDQLKVKVKEIDNQGRVNLSHKDVLIEQKKQQEATE is encoded by the coding sequence ATGGCAGAAGAAAAACAAGTATTCTCCACTGAAATTGCTGGCCGTCCTTTACGTATTGAAATTGGAGAGTTAGCGAAACAAGCAAGTGGAGCATGTATGGTGCAATACGGAGACACATCTGTTTTAGCAACCGCAACAGGATCTAAAGAACCAAAAGACTTGCCGTTTTTCCCTCTTACTGTGAACTATGAAGAGAGATTATATGCTGTCGGTAAAATCCCAGGTGGCTTTATTAAGCGTGAAGGACGTCCTAGTGAGAAGGCAGTTCTTGCTTCTCGTCTAATTGACCGTCCAATCCGCCCGTTGTTCCCTGACGGCTTTCGTAATGAGGTTCAAGTTATTAGCACAGTAATGAGTGTGGATCAGGATTGTTCATCTGAAATGGCGGCTATGCTAGGTTCATCCCTTTCATTATCTATTTCAGATTTACCTTTCAATGGCCCAGTAGCTGGTGTAATTGTCGGGCGAGTTGATGGAGAGTTTATCATTAATCCAACAATTGAACAACAAGAAAATAGCGACATTCAGTTAACTGTAGCAGGAACAAAAGATGCAGTGAACATGGTAGAAGCAGGTGCAGACGAAGTACCTGAAGAGGTCATGTTAGAAGCAATTATGTTTGGTCATGAAGAGATTAAACGCCTTGTAGCTTTCCAAGAAGAAGTAATTGCTGCTGTTGGCAAAGAGAAGCGTGAAGTTACGTTATTCGAACTAGACGCGGATATTGTTGCAGAAGTAGAAGGAAAAGCAAAAGACGCTCTAATTAAAGCCATTCAAACAGAAGAAAAGCATGCGCGTGATGAAGCAATCACTGAAGTTAAAAACAATGTTATTGCTGAGTATGAAGAGTCAGAAGAAGAAAGTGAAAAATTAGGTCAAGTTAAATCTGTACTTGATAAAATTGTAAAAGAAGAAGTGCGCCGTTTAATCACGAAGGAAAAGGTACGTCCAGATGGCCGTAAACCAGAAGAGATTCGTCCTTTATCCTCTCGCGTTGGGATTCTTCCTCGTACACACGGTTCAGGGCTATTCACACGTGGACAAACTCAAGCACTAAGTATCTGTACATTGGGAGCATTAGGCGATGTGCAAATTCTTGATGGTCTTGATTTAGAGGAATCAAAACGATTCATGCACCATTATAACTTCCCACATTTTAGTGTAGGTGAAACAGGACCTATGCGTGGACCGGGACGTCGTGAAATTGGTCATGGTGCCCTCGGTGAACGTGCTCTTGAAAAAGTTGTACCTTCTGAAGAAGATTTCCCTTACACAGTACGCCTTGTTTCTGAAGTTCTAGAATCTAATGGTTCTACATCACAAGCAAGTATCTGTGCAAGTACCCTCGCGATGATGGATGCTGGTGTTCCGATCAAAGCACCTGTAGCAGGTATTGCAATGGGTCTTGTTAAATCTGGTGAGGATTATACTGTTCTTACTGATATTCAAGGTATGGAAGACTTCCTTGGAGATATGGACTTTAAAGTAGCAGGTACCGAAAAAGGTGTAACTGCTCTACAAATGGATATTAAGATTGAAGGACTATCTCGCTCTATCTTAGAAGATGCTCTTACACAAGCGAAAGCTGGGCGTAAAGAAATTCTTGATAGCATGATGGCTACAATCGAGCAACCAAGAGAAGAGCTTTCTGCATACGCTCCGAAAATCCTTACAATGGCTATTAAGCCTGATAAGATTCGTGACGTTATCGGACCAAGTGGTAAACAAATCAACAAGATTATCGAAGAGACAGGCGTTAAAATCGATATTGAACAAGACGGGAAAATCTTCATCTCTTCTACAGATGCAGAAGCAAACCGTAATGCAAAACAAATTATCGAAGACCTTGTTCGAGAAGTTGAAGTTGGCGAAATTTACTTGGGTACTGTTAAACGTATCGAGAAATTCGGTGCTTTCGTTGAACTATTTAAAGGGAAAGATGGATTAGTCCACATCTCTCAATTAGCTGAAGAACGTGTTGGAAAAGTAGAAGACGTTGTAGCTATTGGAGACCAGTTGAAGGTTAAGGTTAAAGAAATCGATAACCAGGGTCGCGTCAACCTTTCTCATAAAGACGTTCTAATTGAACAAAAGAAACAACAAGAAGCTACAGAGTAG
- a CDS encoding polysaccharide deacetylase family protein: MRRFVPIVVFVCMVLVSYKAFENPYSSSYLMSMKSQATPVSNTDNKLYQEIEEKAKEYEKPAQNAVIHQVWKKMPGLNGIVVDVEKSYKKMKKKGKFVEKELVYKQIKPEVSLEDLPAAPIFRGHPDKHVVSLNINVSWGEEYIPDILNILKKNNVKATFFIEGKWANKNVDLVKMIKDEGHEIGNHAYNHPDMAKISSEEIQKQIKQTNDILQAITGEKPKWFAPPSGSWTDEVVKHADELGMETILWTVDTIDWKKPAPEVMVNRVMNKLEGGSFVLMHPTTSVQSGLNNLILKIKQKGYTIDTVSRMLDEERLQ; encoded by the coding sequence ATGAGGCGGTTTGTGCCGATTGTGGTGTTTGTTTGTATGGTGCTTGTTTCTTATAAGGCGTTTGAGAATCCTTATTCCTCTTCTTATTTGATGAGCATGAAAAGTCAAGCAACACCTGTTTCGAATACAGATAATAAGCTCTATCAAGAAATTGAGGAGAAGGCTAAAGAATATGAAAAACCTGCTCAAAATGCAGTGATTCATCAAGTGTGGAAGAAGATGCCTGGACTTAATGGGATCGTGGTAGACGTGGAGAAATCTTATAAAAAGATGAAGAAAAAGGGGAAGTTTGTAGAAAAGGAACTGGTTTATAAACAAATAAAACCGGAAGTTTCTCTAGAGGATTTGCCTGCAGCTCCCATATTTAGAGGTCACCCAGATAAACATGTGGTTTCTTTAAATATTAACGTTTCATGGGGAGAGGAATATATTCCTGATATCTTAAACATACTGAAAAAGAATAATGTTAAAGCTACATTTTTTATAGAGGGGAAATGGGCGAATAAAAATGTAGACCTGGTCAAGATGATTAAAGATGAAGGTCATGAAATAGGCAATCATGCGTATAATCATCCAGATATGGCGAAAATCTCTTCTGAAGAAATTCAAAAGCAAATCAAACAAACAAATGATATTCTTCAAGCTATTACCGGAGAGAAGCCAAAGTGGTTTGCCCCCCCAAGCGGAAGCTGGACAGATGAGGTTGTTAAACATGCTGATGAGTTAGGGATGGAGACGATTCTATGGACCGTTGATACAATAGATTGGAAAAAACCAGCTCCAGAGGTAATGGTAAATAGGGTAATGAATAAATTAGAAGGCGGTTCATTTGTTTTAATGCATCCAACAACCTCGGTTCAAAGTGGATTAAACAACCTGATTTTGAAAATTAAACAAAAAGGCTATACAATAGATACAGTCAGCAGAATGTTAGATGAAGAGCGGTTACAGTAA